A window of the Pogona vitticeps strain Pit_001003342236 chromosome 4, PviZW2.1, whole genome shotgun sequence genome harbors these coding sequences:
- the RPL30 gene encoding large ribosomal subunit protein eL30 — MVAAKKTKKSLESINSRLQLVMKSGKYVLGYKQTLKMIRQGKAKLVILANSCSALRKSEIEYYAMLAKTGVHHYSGNNIELGTACGKYYRVCTLAIIDPGDSDIIRSMPEQTSEK, encoded by the exons ATGGTGGCCGCCAAGAAGACG AAAAAGTCCTTAGAGTCCATAAACTCAAGGCTTCAGCTGGTTATGAAAAGTGGCAAATACGTATTGGGATACAAACAGACACTGAAAATGATCCGGCAGGGCAAAGCCAAGTTGGTCATCCTAGCCAACAGTTGTTCTGCTCTGAG GAAATCAGAAATTGAGTACTATGCTATGTTGGCCAAAACTGGTGTACACCACTACAGTGGCAACAATATTGAACTGGGTACAGCTTGTGGAAAGTACTACAGAGTATGTACGCTGGCCATCATTGACCCAG GTGATTCTGACATCATTAGAAGCATGCCAGAGCAAACCAGTGAGAAGTAA
- the ERICH5 gene encoding glutamate-rich protein 5 isoform X2 has product MEDDNLPITKENDTISDQCKLVAIKKAELEPHGTKLSEGLAKEEADVLIPGITSCALSTCQRVDPEGTEPQPVTLEETLDSSGPLSPPLLEAGEPLPVEPSKEVVLEPWDASEAADGLVPQTIHDSKPESVESSQQDTPEPVAEESANLVMEIVKELQVDEEEQQTEGETGEKTETEMHHEIVSAGSETKEEETGEATAPAATEEIEATNNEE; this is encoded by the exons ATGGAAG ATGACAACTTACCCATCACGAAAGAAAATGACACAATATCTGACCAGTGCAAACTTgttgcaataaagaaagcagagctTGAACCTCATGGAACAAAACTCAGTGAGGGTTTGGCCAAAGAGGAGGCAGATGTTTTGATTCCAGGAATAACAAGTTGTGCCCTTTCTACCTGTCAGAGAGTAGACCCTGAAGGCACAGAGCCTCAGCCAGTGACACTGGAAGAGACATTGGACAGTAGTGGACCTTTGTCTCCACCTCTTTTAGAAGCTGGTGAGCCTTTGCCTGTGGAACCATCCAAGGAGGTTGTTCTTGAACCTTGGGATGCCAGCGAAGCTGCTGACGGTTTGGTTCCTCAAACTATACATGACAGTAAGCCTGAATCTGTTGAATCGTCACAGCAAGACACACCTGAGCCTGTGGCAGAAGAAAGTGCTAATCTTGTGATGGAAATTGTAAAGGAACTGCAAGTGGATGAAGAGGAACAGCAAACTGAGG GTGAGACAGGAGAAAAGACGGAAACTGAGATGCACCATGAGATAGTAAGTGCGGGCtctgaaacaaaagaagaagaaacggGAGAAGCTacagcaccagcagcaacagAAGAGATAG
- the ERICH5 gene encoding glutamate-rich protein 5 isoform X1: MGCSSSAQTQVKDGSRPASTSPDANGLKKCDDNLPITKENDTISDQCKLVAIKKAELEPHGTKLSEGLAKEEADVLIPGITSCALSTCQRVDPEGTEPQPVTLEETLDSSGPLSPPLLEAGEPLPVEPSKEVVLEPWDASEAADGLVPQTIHDSKPESVESSQQDTPEPVAEESANLVMEIVKELQVDEEEQQTEGETGEKTETEMHHEIVSAGSETKEEETGEATAPAATEEIEATNNEE; the protein is encoded by the exons ATGGGGTGCTCGAGCAGCGCTCAGACCCAAGTCAAAGACGGCAGCCGGCCGGCTTCCACGTCCCCGGACGCCAACGGTCTGAAGAAGTGCG ATGACAACTTACCCATCACGAAAGAAAATGACACAATATCTGACCAGTGCAAACTTgttgcaataaagaaagcagagctTGAACCTCATGGAACAAAACTCAGTGAGGGTTTGGCCAAAGAGGAGGCAGATGTTTTGATTCCAGGAATAACAAGTTGTGCCCTTTCTACCTGTCAGAGAGTAGACCCTGAAGGCACAGAGCCTCAGCCAGTGACACTGGAAGAGACATTGGACAGTAGTGGACCTTTGTCTCCACCTCTTTTAGAAGCTGGTGAGCCTTTGCCTGTGGAACCATCCAAGGAGGTTGTTCTTGAACCTTGGGATGCCAGCGAAGCTGCTGACGGTTTGGTTCCTCAAACTATACATGACAGTAAGCCTGAATCTGTTGAATCGTCACAGCAAGACACACCTGAGCCTGTGGCAGAAGAAAGTGCTAATCTTGTGATGGAAATTGTAAAGGAACTGCAAGTGGATGAAGAGGAACAGCAAACTGAGG GTGAGACAGGAGAAAAGACGGAAACTGAGATGCACCATGAGATAGTAAGTGCGGGCtctgaaacaaaagaagaagaaacggGAGAAGCTacagcaccagcagcaacagAAGAGATAG